In Paenibacillus sp. FSL R7-0345, a single window of DNA contains:
- the sdaAA gene encoding L-serine ammonia-lyase, iron-sulfur-dependent, subunit alpha → MNFRTLKELAGLAEARSITLGELMLDEQCQESGEDRDSVFRQMFEYYQIMKTAVEQGILTDTVSKSGLTGGDARRMAAYREQSPSLLGEHASLAMTYALAVSEVNASMGRIIASPTAGSCGIIPGVLISSQERFGWSDDQMVYGLFAAGAIGYVIANNSFISGAEGGCQAEVGSAISMAAGALVDIRGGTPAQAIHAVGLALKNTLGLICDPVAGLVEIPCIVRNGFGAITALGAADMALAGVRSVIPSDEVIQVMLEVGSAMPESLRETAGGGLAQTPTGRRITRDLQQRS, encoded by the coding sequence ATGAACTTTCGGACTTTAAAAGAGCTTGCCGGATTAGCGGAAGCCCGTTCCATTACCCTGGGCGAGCTGATGCTGGATGAGCAGTGCCAGGAATCAGGCGAGGACAGGGACAGCGTGTTCCGGCAGATGTTTGAATATTATCAAATTATGAAAACGGCAGTGGAGCAGGGAATCCTGACCGATACCGTATCCAAAAGCGGTCTAACCGGCGGCGACGCACGCCGGATGGCGGCTTACCGGGAGCAAAGCCCATCCCTGCTGGGAGAGCATGCCAGCCTGGCCATGACTTACGCCCTGGCCGTTTCTGAAGTGAATGCCTCCATGGGCCGGATTATTGCATCACCAACTGCGGGGTCCTGCGGGATAATCCCCGGCGTGCTGATCAGTAGCCAGGAGCGGTTCGGCTGGAGCGACGACCAGATGGTGTACGGACTGTTTGCAGCTGGTGCCATCGGCTATGTTATCGCTAATAATTCCTTCATCTCCGGCGCCGAAGGCGGCTGCCAGGCAGAGGTCGGGTCAGCCATCAGCATGGCTGCCGGAGCGCTTGTAGACATTAGAGGCGGTACCCCGGCGCAGGCGATCCACGCCGTCGGGCTCGCCCTGAAAAATACGCTCGGCCTGATCTGCGACCCCGTCGCCGGCCTGGTTGAGATACCCTGCATCGTGCGCAACGGCTTCGGGGCCATTACTGCACTTGGAGCCGCTGATATGGCGCTGGCCGGGGTGCGCAGTGTCATCCCGTCCGATGAGGTTATTCAGGTCATGCTGGAAGTAGGCTCGGCCATGCCCGAATCGCTGCGTGAGACCGCCGGCGGCGGGCTGGCCCAGACTCCGACCGGACGGCGGATTACCCGTGATTTGCAGCAGCGCTCCTGA
- a CDS encoding APC family permease, which yields MISVKRFLIGRPLKSEQLGDQKLNKTKALAILSSDALSSVAYGPEQILLVLVTISAAAFWYSIPIAVGVLVLLTALILSYRQIIFAYPQGGGAYVVSKENLGKYPGLIAGGSLLVDYILTVAVSVSAGTDAITSAFPSLHPYNVPIAILFVLLITTLNLRGVTESASFLAYPVYLFVLAIFIMLGVGLFRIVAGDVPAALHTPIGTPVAGISLFLLLRAFASGSSALTGVEAISNAIPNFKAPAPNNAAKTLAAMGILLAVLFAGIVILAYYYGVIPNEQVTVVSQIAEQVFGRNVMYFFVQGTTALILVLAANTGYSAFPLLAVNLAKDKFIPRMFTVRGDRLGYSNGILSLGILSIILIIAFEGRTEHLIPLYAVGVFIPFTLSQTGMMIKWIREKPQGWAGKLAINTTGALISFVVTIVFFLTKFPQVWPVLVFLPLIILLFYRIRKHYETVADQLRLSTCEEEPLAIEGNVIILPVAGITHVVENSLRYAQSLSASQIIAVHVPFEREEEHAFEEKWKKFHPEVRLVSLYSPYRSIIHPLIKFIDTVQRKANESHYQVTVIVPQFIPKKGWHNILHNQSSLLIRTHLLYRRNVIITTVPYHLKK from the coding sequence ATGATCTCGGTAAAAAGATTCCTGATCGGACGGCCGCTGAAATCGGAGCAATTGGGCGACCAGAAACTGAACAAGACGAAGGCGCTGGCCATTCTCTCCTCAGACGCTTTATCCTCGGTTGCTTACGGACCTGAGCAGATTCTGCTTGTGCTGGTAACGATCAGTGCTGCGGCTTTTTGGTATTCCATCCCCATTGCTGTCGGGGTGCTTGTACTGCTGACTGCACTAATCTTATCCTACAGGCAGATTATTTTTGCTTACCCGCAAGGCGGCGGGGCTTATGTTGTGTCCAAGGAGAATCTGGGCAAATATCCGGGGCTGATTGCCGGGGGCTCACTGCTGGTCGATTATATTCTGACGGTAGCGGTGAGTGTATCAGCGGGTACGGATGCGATTACTTCCGCTTTTCCCAGTCTGCATCCGTATAATGTGCCCATAGCCATTCTGTTTGTACTGCTGATTACAACCCTGAATTTGCGCGGGGTTACCGAATCGGCGTCATTTCTGGCTTATCCGGTATACCTGTTCGTGCTGGCGATCTTTATTATGCTCGGCGTGGGCCTGTTCCGGATTGTGGCCGGCGACGTTCCGGCAGCGCTTCATACCCCGATTGGTACGCCGGTCGCAGGCATCAGCCTGTTTCTGCTGCTGCGGGCCTTTGCTTCAGGGAGCTCGGCGCTGACCGGGGTCGAAGCCATATCCAATGCCATTCCCAACTTTAAGGCGCCTGCCCCGAACAATGCGGCCAAGACGCTCGCAGCTATGGGTATACTGCTGGCGGTGCTGTTTGCTGGTATTGTCATTCTGGCGTATTACTACGGTGTAATCCCGAATGAGCAGGTCACTGTTGTTTCGCAAATTGCCGAGCAGGTCTTCGGCCGGAATGTTATGTATTTTTTCGTACAAGGGACTACGGCACTCATTCTGGTTTTGGCGGCCAATACGGGCTACTCGGCTTTTCCGCTGCTGGCGGTTAATTTGGCAAAAGATAAATTTATTCCGAGAATGTTCACCGTCCGCGGTGACCGGCTCGGCTATTCCAACGGTATTCTCAGCCTGGGAATTCTGTCGATCATTCTGATCATTGCCTTCGAGGGCCGCACGGAGCATTTGATTCCGTTGTACGCGGTCGGTGTATTCATTCCATTTACCCTGTCCCAGACCGGGATGATGATCAAATGGATCCGTGAAAAACCGCAGGGCTGGGCAGGCAAGCTGGCGATTAACACAACCGGGGCGCTGATCAGCTTCGTGGTTACGATCGTGTTCTTCCTGACCAAGTTCCCGCAGGTGTGGCCGGTGCTGGTTTTCCTGCCGCTGATTATTCTGCTCTTTTACCGGATCCGCAAGCATTATGAGACTGTGGCCGACCAGCTGCGCCTCTCCACCTGTGAAGAGGAACCGCTGGCGATTGAAGGGAATGTCATTATCCTGCCGGTGGCCGGGATTACACATGTCGTAGAGAACTCGCTGCGCTATGCACAGTCGCTGTCTGCCAGCCAGATTATTGCGGTGCATGTGCCTTTTGAACGGGAAGAAGAGCATGCTTTTGAAGAGAAGTGGAAAAAGTTCCACCCTGAGGTAAGGCTGGTGTCGCTGTACTCACCGTACCGCAGCATCATCCATCCCTTGATCAAGTTTATTGATACCGTCCAGCGCAAGGCGAACGAATCGCATTACCAGGTGACGGTGATCGTGCCGCAGTTCATTCCCAAGAAAGGCTGGCATAACATTCTGCATAACCAGTCCAGTCTGCTGATCCGTACGCATCTGCTGTACCGCAGAAATGTAATTATTACTACAGTGCCCTATCATTTGAAAAAATAA
- a CDS encoding MarR family transcriptional regulator, with translation MKEYILGLNLIDLVSEKHKVLREKVSSSSGDPLNHTETHILAKLELHGRLSISDISRRISISRQGAQKVINALLERGYVETVQVEGNSRDKYITLTPEGQKVCDRMLEIKQTIEQEIAARIGGDQVKLLKQLLAEDWL, from the coding sequence ATGAAGGAATATATCCTCGGCTTAAATCTGATAGATTTGGTCAGTGAGAAGCATAAAGTATTACGTGAAAAAGTAAGCAGCAGCAGCGGAGATCCGCTGAACCATACAGAGACGCATATTCTGGCCAAGCTTGAGCTGCACGGCAGGCTGTCTATCTCGGACATCAGCCGGCGGATCAGCATTTCCCGTCAGGGGGCGCAAAAGGTGATCAATGCCCTGCTGGAGCGTGGTTATGTCGAGACCGTCCAGGTGGAGGGGAACAGCCGCGACAAATATATAACGCTGACTCCGGAAGGACAGAAGGTGTGCGACAGAATGCTGGAGATCAAGCAGACAATTGAGCAGGAGATTGCCGCCAGAATCGGCGGGGATCAGGTTAAACTGCTGAAGCAGCTGCTGGCGGAGGACTGGCTGTAG
- the sdaAB gene encoding L-serine ammonia-lyase, iron-sulfur-dependent subunit beta — translation MRFRDVFSIIGPAMVGPSSSHTAGAARIGRVARQMFGECPGSADIQLYGSFAATYRGHGTDTALVGGLLDMTTDDPRLPDAFAHAEAAGMTISIRPGKGLYPHPNTAELTLVNAAGDHTFTLTGTSIGGGNIEIVRINGFSLKLTAAYPTVIIRHFDEPGVIAIVSALLVDSGINIARMAVDRQSRRGEAMMVMECDAMLDRDLTDRISRLPGVQKISLLAM, via the coding sequence TTGCGGTTTAGAGATGTATTCTCGATCATCGGCCCGGCCATGGTCGGGCCCTCCAGCTCCCACACGGCCGGCGCTGCCCGGATTGGACGCGTGGCCCGGCAGATGTTCGGAGAATGTCCGGGCTCAGCCGATATTCAGCTGTATGGCTCCTTTGCCGCCACCTACCGCGGCCACGGAACGGATACAGCACTTGTAGGGGGCCTGCTGGATATGACAACCGATGACCCCCGGCTGCCGGATGCCTTTGCGCATGCCGAAGCTGCCGGGATGACCATCAGTATCCGGCCCGGTAAAGGGCTCTACCCGCATCCCAATACAGCCGAGCTGACGCTGGTTAATGCTGCCGGAGACCATACCTTCACGCTGACCGGCACATCGATCGGCGGCGGAAATATTGAAATTGTCAGGATCAATGGCTTCAGCCTGAAGCTGACCGCTGCTTATCCGACCGTTATTATCCGCCATTTTGACGAGCCTGGCGTCATTGCCATAGTCAGCGCTTTACTTGTGGACAGCGGCATTAACATCGCACGCATGGCTGTTGACCGCCAGAGCAGGCGCGGCGAAGCTATGATGGTTATGGAGTGCGACGCAATGCTTGACCGTGATCTTACAGACCGGATTTCACGGCTCCCCGGTGTACAGAAAATCAGCCTGTTAGCAATGTAA
- a CDS encoding DUF2798 domain-containing protein, whose translation MGRNKKEALVFTSMTCFLMVVGMSFYNVIISIGATNEVFLQVAVGLLPALAVALVLDIFVVSKIAKGLAFKLLKPSDPVIKKVLTISSFMVCGMVLCMSLYGTLAHYGFGDNFFRHYLSILGLNFICALPLQLLVVGPLARFLFTKIYPAKAAVQSV comes from the coding sequence ATGGGCAGAAATAAAAAGGAAGCATTGGTCTTCACAAGTATGACGTGCTTCCTGATGGTCGTCGGAATGAGCTTTTATAATGTAATCATATCGATTGGCGCAACAAATGAAGTCTTTCTTCAGGTTGCAGTCGGCCTGCTGCCGGCGCTTGCAGTCGCACTCGTGCTGGATATTTTTGTGGTCAGCAAAATCGCCAAAGGGCTGGCGTTCAAGCTGCTTAAGCCATCCGATCCTGTTATCAAAAAAGTACTGACCATCTCGTCCTTTATGGTTTGCGGTATGGTCCTCTGCATGTCCCTATATGGCACACTAGCACACTACGGTTTCGGAGACAACTTCTTCCGTCATTATCTGTCGATACTCGGATTGAATTTCATCTGTGCGCTGCCGCTGCAGCTGCTGGTTGTCGGTCCGCTGGCCCGTTTCTTATTTACAAAAATCTATCCGGCGAAGGCAGCGGTGCAGAGCGTTTAG
- a CDS encoding MFS transporter translates to MSKVIHSKHFKHIILALLFLGWCLGNLDRFVINYAVVSISEDLGLSASSQGIILSSFFLGYAIMQIPGGALADRFGYRKVILFSLFSWSVFTMITGSAWSLVSLVLVRFLFGIGEGGFFPSGSKAIAVNFPVNQRSSAMSVMLASGAIMGVVTPIVSGFALESIGWRTLFHIFGIIGLIITALMFFFLKEPARTPAPVQISSPASKKNASLKTVLKSPIIWGLFLSYFSIYAVNWGLSSWMPTYMVNVRGLNLKEMGMLSAIPGLIGIITMLLGGYLMDRIPAGKDRTISAVFGLIVAASLYLMSTAESIALFITYETIVRIAAGFVSTLIISKSVKAMPETVAATASGFVNTGAQLAGFLTPMLIGFLVDASGGSYNTAFLMLIGFAVICSISLLLTAVHSQSCRPSRKRPDHLRMPYSTKKRCLHS, encoded by the coding sequence TTCTGAGGACTTAGGGCTGAGCGCTTCTTCGCAGGGGATTATTCTCAGCAGCTTTTTCCTCGGCTATGCGATTATGCAGATTCCCGGCGGCGCCCTGGCAGACAGGTTCGGCTACCGTAAAGTAATCCTGTTCTCCCTGTTCTCCTGGTCCGTCTTTACAATGATAACCGGCTCGGCCTGGTCTCTGGTTTCCCTCGTGCTCGTCCGTTTTCTGTTCGGGATCGGTGAGGGCGGCTTCTTCCCGTCGGGCTCAAAGGCCATTGCCGTCAACTTTCCAGTCAACCAGCGGAGCAGCGCCATGTCTGTCATGCTCGCTTCCGGCGCCATTATGGGTGTTGTTACCCCGATTGTCTCCGGCTTCGCTTTGGAATCCATCGGCTGGCGCACCCTGTTCCACATCTTCGGCATTATCGGCCTTATCATTACCGCCCTGATGTTCTTCTTCCTCAAAGAACCTGCCCGTACTCCCGCTCCCGTTCAGATTTCTTCGCCTGCATCCAAAAAGAATGCTTCGTTAAAAACGGTGCTGAAAAGCCCGATTATCTGGGGCCTGTTCCTTAGCTATTTCAGCATCTATGCCGTCAATTGGGGACTGTCCTCCTGGATGCCTACGTACATGGTCAATGTGCGCGGACTGAATCTGAAGGAAATGGGTATGCTGTCAGCCATTCCGGGCCTCATCGGCATCATCACCATGCTGCTGGGCGGCTACTTGATGGACCGTATTCCCGCAGGCAAAGACCGTACAATATCTGCCGTGTTCGGACTTATCGTCGCCGCCTCCCTGTACCTGATGAGTACAGCGGAGAGCATCGCCCTCTTTATTACCTATGAGACTATCGTCAGAATCGCCGCAGGCTTCGTGTCTACGCTGATCATTTCCAAATCCGTGAAAGCAATGCCCGAAACCGTTGCGGCGACAGCCAGCGGGTTCGTCAATACCGGGGCCCAGCTGGCCGGCTTCCTTACCCCGATGCTGATCGGCTTTCTGGTCGATGCCTCCGGCGGGTCATATAACACTGCCTTCCTCATGCTCATCGGCTTCGCTGTCATTTGTTCCATTTCCCTGCTCTTAACCGCCGTACACAGCCAGTCCTGCCGGCCGAGCCGCAAACGACCTGATCATCTACGCATGCCCTATTCTACGAAAAAGAGGTGTCTTCATTCATGA
- a CDS encoding amidohydrolase, translated as MTIDLTRFVSEAIERKKEVFTSASDQIWGFAETRFDEYQSAGVLIRALEAEGFSIEKGVAGLATGFIASFRAGSGGPVIALLGEYDALADLSQESGLSEYRPVQPRGNGHGCGHNLLGVGALAAAVAVKDYMAGHPETAGEVRFYGCPAEESGYGKTYLAREGYFRDVDAAFTWHPHAMNAVMHGSSNAVIHASFSFKGISAHAAAAPHLGRSALDAVELMNIGANYMREHMLDQARLHYAITNAGGFAPNVVQADAEVTYLVRAPKSAQVRDLFARLVKVAEGAALMTGTQMQFRYEGACANLIPNSTLERVLFKHLNALDAPAYSEEEYAFAKAIYETLPESNKQEAAAMVGPKLAPLLAERPLSTFIVPYSDEKEMFMGGSTDVADVSWNVPTAQCGAATMAFGTPLHAWQTVAQGKASYAHKGMLLAAKAMAAAAIETLLHPELVAKAQAELKERLGGEVYDCLVPADVHPPKTGAAELAV; from the coding sequence ATGACCATCGATTTAACCCGTTTTGTATCCGAAGCCATTGAGCGTAAAAAAGAAGTGTTCACTTCAGCCAGCGACCAGATCTGGGGCTTCGCGGAAACGCGTTTTGATGAATACCAGTCAGCCGGTGTACTAATCCGGGCACTTGAGGCCGAAGGCTTCAGTATTGAAAAGGGAGTGGCCGGACTTGCGACAGGCTTTATAGCCTCGTTCCGCGCAGGCTCTGGGGGTCCTGTTATTGCACTGCTAGGCGAATATGACGCTCTGGCCGACCTGAGCCAGGAGTCAGGTCTCAGCGAATACCGGCCGGTCCAGCCGCGCGGTAACGGCCACGGCTGCGGCCATAATCTGCTGGGCGTAGGCGCGCTCGCCGCCGCCGTCGCCGTCAAGGATTATATGGCCGGGCATCCGGAAACAGCCGGCGAAGTGCGCTTCTACGGCTGCCCCGCCGAGGAAAGCGGCTACGGCAAGACCTATCTGGCCCGCGAGGGTTATTTCAGGGATGTGGATGCTGCCTTCACCTGGCATCCGCATGCTATGAACGCAGTGATGCACGGCAGCTCGAACGCCGTTATCCATGCCTCTTTCTCTTTCAAGGGAATCAGCGCACATGCGGCCGCCGCCCCGCATTTGGGCCGCAGCGCACTGGACGCCGTCGAGCTGATGAACATCGGTGCCAATTACATGCGTGAGCATATGCTCGACCAGGCCCGCCTGCATTATGCCATTACGAATGCGGGCGGCTTTGCCCCGAATGTGGTCCAGGCTGACGCGGAAGTGACCTATCTGGTACGGGCACCGAAATCGGCACAGGTCCGCGACCTGTTCGCCCGGCTGGTCAAGGTCGCTGAAGGCGCCGCTCTGATGACCGGCACGCAGATGCAATTCCGTTATGAGGGGGCCTGCGCCAACCTGATTCCTAACAGCACATTGGAGCGGGTACTGTTCAAGCATCTTAACGCTCTGGATGCTCCAGCTTACAGTGAAGAGGAATACGCTTTTGCCAAAGCGATTTACGAAACCTTGCCCGAGAGCAACAAACAGGAAGCGGCGGCGATGGTCGGTCCCAAGCTGGCGCCTCTGCTTGCCGAGCGGCCGCTGAGCACCTTCATCGTTCCTTATTCGGACGAGAAGGAAATGTTCATGGGCGGATCGACCGATGTCGCCGACGTGAGCTGGAACGTGCCAACCGCCCAATGCGGAGCAGCCACAATGGCATTCGGAACCCCGCTGCATGCCTGGCAGACAGTGGCCCAGGGCAAAGCATCCTACGCACACAAAGGCATGCTGCTGGCGGCCAAGGCCATGGCAGCTGCAGCTATCGAGACGCTTCTGCATCCCGAGCTCGTGGCGAAGGCGCAAGCCGAGCTCAAGGAGCGGCTCGGGGGTGAGGTCTACGACTGCCTCGTACCTGCAGACGTGCACCCTCCCAAGACAGGGGCGGCTGAGCTTGCGGTTTAG